A single region of the Xiphias gladius isolate SHS-SW01 ecotype Sanya breed wild chromosome 17, ASM1685928v1, whole genome shotgun sequence genome encodes:
- the pgap2 gene encoding post-GPI attachment to proteins factor 2 isoform X2 yields MLQGPYGSLDRDRPLIRLPFTSFAVGIVLLPLTGLIACLSISLMYHFEDATYTHCHVSNYLPSISAAISRVPERYIWRCCIGLHSAPRYLVAAAYFNFYRGRFAKRMLELLLSGLALVCSLAENTGLLVLTYVSSTETYSVHKNGFVVFVGSSLLHMLITCRLWQVIKRYYVNPEEMKSYRWKVRLFLFNVSCCLAAAYFFRRHNKYCETGGQKTLEHVPVRFRE; encoded by the exons ATGCTCCAGGGGCCGTACGGCAGCCTGGACCGGGACCGGCCCCTCATCCGGCTGCCTTTCACCAGCTTCGCCGTGGGGATTGTTCTGCTCCCCCTGACCGGCCTCATCGCCTGCCTCTCCATTTCACTCATGTACCACTTCGAAGACGCAACGTACACACACTGTCAT GTGTCAAACTACCTCCCGTCCATCAGCGCTGCCATCAGCCGCGTGCCGGAGCGCTACATCTGGCGCTGCTGCATCGGCCTGCACTCAGCGCCCCGCTACCTGGTGGCTGCCGCCTATTTCAACTTCTACCGCGGCCGCTTCGCCAAGAGgatgctggagctgctgctgagcGGACTGGCTCTCGTCTGCAGCCTCGCCGAAAACACCGGCCTGCTGGTGCTCACATACGTGTCGTCCACCGAAACTTACA GTGTTCATAAAAACGGTTTCGTCGTGTTCGTAGGGAGCTCGCTGCTGCACATGCTCATTACATGCAGACTGTGGCAGGTGATCAAGAGATACTATGTGAACCCAGAG GAAATGAAGTCGTATCGATGGAAAGTGCGTCTCTTCTTGTTCAACGTCAGCTGTTGTCTGGCTGCAGCTTACTTCTTCAGACGCCACAACAAATACTGTGAAACAGGAG GACAAAAGACATTAGAACATGTTCCGGTTCGCTTCAGGGAATAA
- the pgap2 gene encoding post-GPI attachment to proteins factor 2 isoform X1 has protein sequence MLQGPYGSLDRDRPLIRLPFTSFAVGIVLLPLTGLIACLSISLMYHFEDATYTHCHVSNYLPSISAAISRVPERYIWRCCIGLHSAPRYLVAAAYFNFYRGRFAKRMLELLLSGLALVCSLAENTGLLVLTYVSSTETYSVHKNGFVVFVGSSLLHMLITCRLWQVIKRYYVNPEEMKSYRWKVRLFLFNVSCCLAAAYFFRRHNKYCETGVYTLFALFEYLVVFSNVAFHMTAFWDFGSNEVIVATPPEDKRY, from the exons ATGCTCCAGGGGCCGTACGGCAGCCTGGACCGGGACCGGCCCCTCATCCGGCTGCCTTTCACCAGCTTCGCCGTGGGGATTGTTCTGCTCCCCCTGACCGGCCTCATCGCCTGCCTCTCCATTTCACTCATGTACCACTTCGAAGACGCAACGTACACACACTGTCAT GTGTCAAACTACCTCCCGTCCATCAGCGCTGCCATCAGCCGCGTGCCGGAGCGCTACATCTGGCGCTGCTGCATCGGCCTGCACTCAGCGCCCCGCTACCTGGTGGCTGCCGCCTATTTCAACTTCTACCGCGGCCGCTTCGCCAAGAGgatgctggagctgctgctgagcGGACTGGCTCTCGTCTGCAGCCTCGCCGAAAACACCGGCCTGCTGGTGCTCACATACGTGTCGTCCACCGAAACTTACA GTGTTCATAAAAACGGTTTCGTCGTGTTCGTAGGGAGCTCGCTGCTGCACATGCTCATTACATGCAGACTGTGGCAGGTGATCAAGAGATACTATGTGAACCCAGAG GAAATGAAGTCGTATCGATGGAAAGTGCGTCTCTTCTTGTTCAACGTCAGCTGTTGTCTGGCTGCAGCTTACTTCTTCAGACGCCACAACAAATACTGTGAAACAGGAG TCTACACCCTGTTTGCCCTCTTTGAATACCTGGTGGTCTTCTCCAACGTGGCCTTCCACATGACGGCCTTCTGGGACTTCGGGAGCAACGAGGTGATCGTGGCCACGCCGCCTGAAGACAAACGATACTAA